ATGCGCAGGGGCTGCGGGGCAAGAAAGTTCAGGTGTATTCGTTGCCGTATTCGGCGATCAATATGTGGTCGACGGAGAACGCGGGCACGTTTGACATGAACGCAGAGATTGAACTGTGGACCCGTGCGGGGCATATCAAGATCAATGTTGGTTCTGGTATTGATGTGCGGGCGTTGGATCGTCTTATTTCTCGATCTGTGCTTGGTTGATGACCGTGTGACGCAGGCCAGGTGCGGCGCTGGTGGTTTTCACCTGCGCCGCATCTGGCCCGCGTGTTTTTCGCGTCCCTTTTACCTGGGGTTATTTGACTGGCTGCATCCGGATGAGGGCGGTGCCTGCTGATGGGTTCGCGATTTTGCTGAATGCGGCGGCGGATAGGTCGAGGCAGCGTCCACCGATGTAGGGGCCGCGGTCATTGATGCGGACGGTGACTGTTGCGCCGGTGGAGGGGTTGGTGACGCGCAGCTTGGAGCCCAGGGGAAGGGTTTTGTGGGCGGCGGTGAGGGCGTTGGGGTTGAACCGTTCACCGCTGGCGGTCATTTGGTCTTCGTCGTAGAAGGAGGCCCGGCAGGTGGTGGCGGGTCCGGTGGCGGCGGTGGTTTCCTTTTTTGTGTTGGTGGTGATTTTTTTCTTGGTTTTTGTTGTTTTTGTGGTTTTGGTGCTGGTGGCCGGTTTGATGACGGCGGGCCGGTTGGTTGTGGGGGCGGGTTGGGCTGAGGTCAGTGGGGAGACTGCGATGGCTGCGGCCATGAGTAGGTACAGGGTGGTAGGCATAGTTGTTCCTCCGAAAT
This region of Dermatophilus congolensis genomic DNA includes:
- a CDS encoding PH domain-containing protein, with translation MENIIEWTLVQETDIPADVQDLLAPGESAVAAYKTFRDSATFTTHRLIVRDAQGLRGKKVQVYSLPYSAINMWSTENAGTFDMNAEIELWTRAGHIKINVGSGIDVRALDRLISRSVLG
- a CDS encoding septal ring lytic transglycosylase RlpA family protein gives rise to the protein MPTTLYLLMAAAIAVSPLTSAQPAPTTNRPAVIKPATSTKTTKTTKTKKKITTNTKKETTAATGPATTCRASFYDEDQMTASGERFNPNALTAAHKTLPLGSKLRVTNPSTGATVTVRINDRGPYIGGRCLDLSAAAFSKIANPSAGTALIRMQPVK